From Companilactobacillus heilongjiangensis, one genomic window encodes:
- a CDS encoding C39 family peptidase, whose translation MGLKRKLLYATLFASSCLLSTNIVKADTVNNNAEATVSQSIATTDTKETTNTTEPATAKTADAATATPDQTKQEQAPVQVPTQEQTQMQAQTVNGTANQPSQVQSQPVDGVYTVGGQLTYLHHADGSQITDRALGPNTAWYTDTHMTMSDGNNYYRVATDEFANGNNGTFTSYVQPYQGNATVVYQKGSSAHTFLHYGNKATYQGNNVPTGSTWKVSNHAKINGKEWYEIGNDTWVPQDYVVINQGQYKESKWISGVPLIAQRPELPNGCEITAVTMMLQYAGAKVNKMQMAREMPRSSNPSYGYIGQPWDQTGITIFPSALMHLVEKYAGTAKDLTGQNFDAIKYQIDIGHPVVTWHTLYGFPYHALVVTGYDPNYVYYNDCWTDQTLQMGINQFINNWNTQNRRAISY comes from the coding sequence ATGGGGTTAAAAAGGAAACTACTTTACGCAACTTTATTTGCGTCTAGTTGTCTGCTTTCAACAAATATTGTTAAAGCTGACACTGTAAATAACAACGCTGAAGCAACCGTTAGTCAAAGTATTGCAACTACCGATACTAAAGAAACGACTAATACGACTGAACCAGCAACAGCTAAAACTGCAGATGCTGCAACAGCAACACCTGATCAGACTAAACAAGAGCAAGCACCAGTTCAAGTTCCAACACAGGAACAAACACAGATGCAAGCTCAAACAGTGAACGGCACTGCTAATCAACCATCACAAGTCCAATCACAACCTGTTGATGGCGTTTACACTGTCGGGGGACAATTGACATATTTACATCATGCCGATGGCTCACAAATTACTGACCGAGCTTTGGGTCCAAATACTGCTTGGTATACCGATACTCATATGACTATGAGCGATGGAAACAATTATTATCGAGTAGCTACTGATGAATTTGCCAATGGTAACAACGGAACATTCACATCATATGTTCAACCTTACCAAGGTAATGCGACAGTTGTTTATCAAAAAGGTTCTAGTGCTCACACGTTCTTACACTATGGCAACAAAGCTACTTATCAAGGTAACAATGTTCCAACAGGTAGTACGTGGAAAGTAAGTAATCACGCCAAAATCAACGGTAAAGAATGGTATGAAATCGGTAATGACACATGGGTTCCACAAGATTATGTCGTTATTAACCAAGGCCAATATAAGGAATCTAAATGGATTTCTGGTGTGCCTTTGATTGCACAACGTCCTGAATTGCCAAATGGCTGTGAAATTACTGCCGTAACAATGATGCTACAATACGCCGGTGCCAAGGTAAATAAGATGCAAATGGCCCGTGAAATGCCACGTAGCAGCAATCCAAGTTACGGTTATATCGGTCAACCATGGGATCAAACAGGGATCACTATTTTCCCATCAGCTTTGATGCATTTGGTTGAAAAATATGCTGGAACAGCCAAAGATTTGACTGGTCAAAACTTCGATGCAATCAAATATCAAATTGATATTGGCCATCCAGTTGTAACATGGCATACATTGTATGGCTTCCCATACCATGCTTTAGTTGTCACAGGTTATGATCCAAATTATGTTTACTACAATGACTGTTGGACTGACCAAACACTTCAAATGGGGATTAACCAATTTATTAACAATTGGAACACGCAAAATAGACGTGCAATAAGTTATTAG
- the pepT gene encoding peptidase T yields the protein MAIKYEKLIPRFLEYAKQNTRSDEHSTTIPSTERQTEFLKKLAEELMEIGLSDVKIRKVDSYLTAELPSNIDYDVPVLGLLSHVDTADFNSEDIKPKIVENYDGKSVIKLDEAGEYTLDPAVFSSLKNYAGQTLITTSGDTLLGSDDKSGVSEIITAMEYLINHPEIKHGKVKIGFGPDEEIGTGADHFDVKDFGADFAYTVDGGPVGQLEFETFSAASLKVHITGKDVHPSGAKGIMVNSMLIASEFQSMLPADEVPEKTEGDQGFYLLCDEQGTIDHTDMSYIIRDFKRDGLEARKNKVTEIVKALNEKHGEGTVKIDMVDQYYNMYDIMKDHMDVVRIAEEAMKNLDIEPDEAPVRGGTDGSTISFMGLPTPNLFAGGENMHGRFEYVSEEAMEKAVDVVLEIIRLNSQKK from the coding sequence ATGGCAATAAAATATGAAAAATTGATTCCGCGTTTTTTGGAATATGCAAAGCAGAATACTCGTTCAGATGAACATTCCACAACAATTCCTTCAACTGAGAGACAAACAGAGTTCCTCAAGAAGTTAGCTGAAGAATTGATGGAAATTGGTTTGAGTGATGTTAAGATTCGCAAAGTTGATTCATATTTGACCGCTGAATTGCCTTCAAATATTGATTATGATGTTCCAGTTTTGGGATTACTTTCTCACGTTGATACTGCTGATTTTAATTCTGAGGATATTAAGCCTAAAATCGTTGAAAATTATGATGGCAAGAGTGTTATCAAGCTTGATGAGGCAGGCGAGTATACACTTGACCCAGCAGTCTTCTCTTCATTGAAGAATTATGCTGGTCAAACACTTATCACAACAAGTGGTGACACATTACTTGGCTCAGATGATAAATCCGGTGTCTCAGAAATTATCACCGCTATGGAATACTTGATCAATCACCCAGAAATCAAACATGGTAAAGTTAAGATTGGTTTTGGACCAGATGAGGAAATTGGTACAGGTGCTGATCATTTTGATGTCAAAGACTTTGGTGCTGATTTTGCCTATACAGTCGATGGTGGTCCAGTTGGACAACTAGAATTCGAAACTTTCAGTGCTGCTAGTTTGAAGGTTCACATTACTGGTAAAGATGTTCACCCTTCAGGTGCTAAGGGAATCATGGTCAACTCAATGTTGATTGCTAGTGAATTCCAAAGCATGTTACCAGCTGATGAAGTTCCAGAAAAGACCGAAGGTGACCAAGGATTCTACCTATTGTGCGATGAACAAGGTACAATCGATCATACAGATATGTCTTATATCATCCGTGATTTCAAACGTGATGGCCTAGAAGCTCGTAAGAACAAAGTTACTGAGATTGTTAAGGCTCTAAACGAAAAGCATGGAGAGGGCACAGTTAAGATTGATATGGTTGACCAATATTACAACATGTACGATATTATGAAAGATCATATGGATGTTGTAAGAATTGCTGAAGAAGCTATGAAGAACTTGGATATCGAACCAGACGAAGCACCGGTACGTGGTGGTACAGATGGTTCAACAATTTCATTCATGGGCTTGCCAACCCCAAACTTATTTGCCGGTGGAGAGAACATGCATGGACGTTTCGAATATGTTTCTGAAGAAGCAATGGAAAAGGCCGTTGATGTAGTTCTTGAAATTATTAGATTAAATAGTCAAAAGAAATAA
- a CDS encoding Nif3-like dinuclear metal center hexameric protein encodes MVNVQDIMNKIEEFAPLSIKMDGDPTGFQLGDREQIVNRVMTTLDVRPNVVAEAIDKKVDLIVAHHPIMFHAAHNLDLASPQNQMYRDLLSHNISVYAAHTNIDKAHGGTNDWLMEELGLKNVRFLDENDDYSIGRMGETEKPMDLVDFAKMVRDAYHLSNLRYVKSDLGQKVHKVAIIGGDAGKFYPEVLKAGADTFITGDVYYHTAHDMMANGLNVVDPGHHVEAIFIKEMANILNDWKRSNKLELDIVQSEVDTEPYNFL; translated from the coding sequence ATGGTTAATGTTCAAGATATTATGAATAAGATAGAAGAATTTGCCCCATTATCAATTAAGATGGATGGCGATCCAACTGGTTTTCAACTAGGTGATCGAGAGCAGATAGTGAACCGCGTTATGACAACACTCGATGTTCGTCCCAACGTTGTCGCTGAAGCTATTGATAAGAAAGTTGATTTAATCGTGGCACACCACCCAATAATGTTTCATGCTGCACATAATTTAGATTTGGCCTCACCACAAAACCAAATGTATCGTGATTTGTTATCGCATAATATTTCCGTTTATGCTGCTCATACCAATATCGACAAGGCACATGGTGGAACCAATGATTGGTTGATGGAAGAACTCGGTCTGAAAAATGTCCGTTTCTTGGATGAAAATGACGACTATTCAATTGGCCGCATGGGTGAAACTGAGAAACCAATGGACTTGGTTGACTTTGCCAAGATGGTTCGTGATGCCTATCATTTATCGAATCTGCGTTATGTAAAATCTGACTTGGGTCAGAAGGTACACAAGGTTGCCATTATCGGTGGTGACGCTGGTAAGTTTTATCCTGAGGTTTTAAAAGCAGGGGCTGATACTTTCATTACTGGTGATGTTTATTACCACACAGCTCACGATATGATGGCTAACGGCTTAAATGTCGTCGATCCTGGACACCATGTTGAAGCAATCTTTATAAAAGAAATGGCAAATATTTTAAATGATTGGAAAAGGTCTAATAAATTAGAATTAGATATAGTACAATCAGAGGTAGATACAGAACCATATAATTTTTTATAG